From a single Bacteroidales bacterium genomic region:
- a CDS encoding T9SS type A sorting domain-containing protein, translating into DGGEWTGGDNRTATIEEETTLNDVFGLYIYNVALATAPFYAGDDVTITWSSYGVDNVKIEAWIPTEGIWDELIASTPSDGTEDFSIPEDAWNDNYQLRISDVTNAAVNAVSAEFEVIARPSIYEIQSNTSDGDLSDYDGQKVQVSGVVTAIAGSNFWIQTPPLKDSQYPEWSAIFAYDATTAAALAIGDDVTLEATVDEYYNATELVSVTSSTINSQGNTIAAVAVTAAAALESYESTLITIMGAEVTSEADSYGEFTINDGTADYTVDDKIFAYTPTLGEVLDVTGVVAFSYGAFKLYPRDADDITVASGVGIDDLSASSISVYPNPSNGKFYVQMGDAFKVNTKIEVFNIVGMKVFETLSNNFKTEIDLSTMKQGVYYVRVDDGENIITQKIMKQ; encoded by the coding sequence CTACAGCTCCTTTTTATGCCGGTGATGATGTTACAATAACTTGGAGTTCCTATGGCGTAGATAATGTAAAAATTGAAGCCTGGATTCCCACTGAAGGTATTTGGGATGAATTAATTGCATCAACTCCATCTGACGGAACAGAAGATTTTTCTATCCCGGAAGATGCTTGGAATGATAATTATCAATTAAGAATATCTGATGTTACTAACGCAGCTGTTAATGCTGTAAGTGCAGAGTTTGAAGTTATTGCAAGACCATCAATTTACGAAATCCAATCCAATACTTCAGACGGCGACCTTTCCGATTACGATGGACAAAAGGTTCAAGTTTCCGGTGTTGTAACGGCTATTGCAGGAAGTAATTTCTGGATCCAAACTCCCCCTCTTAAAGATTCGCAATACCCTGAGTGGTCTGCTATCTTTGCTTATGATGCTACCACTGCTGCTGCACTCGCTATTGGAGACGATGTAACCTTAGAAGCTACTGTAGATGAATATTATAATGCTACAGAGCTTGTTAGTGTAACAAGTAGTACAATAAATTCTCAAGGAAACACAATTGCTGCTGTTGCTGTCACTGCTGCTGCTGCTCTTGAGTCTTACGAATCTACTCTAATTACAATTATGGGTGCAGAAGTTACTTCAGAGGCAGATTCATATGGAGAATTTACTATTAACGATGGAACTGCTGATTATACTGTAGATGATAAAATCTTTGCTTACACACCAACTCTTGGTGAAGTTTTAGATGTTACCGGTGTTGTTGCATTCAGCTATGGTGCTTTTAAACTCTATCCAAGAGATGCTGACGATATTACGGTAGCTAGCGGTGTAGGTATTGATGATTTATCAGCTTCTAGTATTAGTGTTTATCCTAACCCAAGTAATGGAAAATTCTATGTCCAAATGGGTGATGCTTTTAAAGTAAATACTAAAATTGAGGTATTTAATATTGTTGGTATGAAAGTTTTTGAAACTTTAAGCAATAATTTTAAAACTGAGATTGACTTAAGTACAATGAAACAAGGCGTTTATTACGTAAGAGTTGATGATGGTGAAAACATTATTACTCAAAAAATAATGAAACAATAG